From one Acidobacteriota bacterium genomic stretch:
- the argS gene encoding arginine--tRNA ligase: protein MSFLALQDILRTAIAASALKNFGVELESVPCEVPPRTELGDLAFPVSFELAKRIKQATGEKRNPREIAETLKAALESFDFVGKVEVAGAGYLNVFYDRAKWLAENSDRDFLRSTESGPKVCVEHTSVNPNKAAHIGHVRNSVLGDTFVRILRAGGRSVEVQNYIDNTGVQVADVVVGFVHLRKLDLPAIRRLAAELAIPFDYYCWDLYTEVGRFYAEAEENKQLRAEVLHELERGSGEIYELADWIATRNVECILKTMERLGIRYDLLPRESEILHLNFWAKAFELMKERDVIRLETEGKNKGCWVMPFDSHEGTDEHDSDKILVRSNGTVTYTGKDIAYQMWKLGLLGLDFNYKLFQTYADGKQVWITSGEATDASGVPAFGHSDTVYNVIDTRQSYPQEVVKKGVATIFPEKGEAASVHLNYEMVALSPAAAEELGFRLSDEDRAKSFIEMSGRKGLGVKADDMIDRLEANARGEVESRHPDVSDDEKALIARQIAVGALRYFLLKFTKNTVVVFDFKEALSFEGETGVYCQYTAVRTNSIFRKLQSGDLDAARALLRTNRAEVSELFGSEIGNDIWSMAAAASRIEEAIAGAVTAAEPAILAKYCFSLAKSFNLFYHNHRIIAEENAVKRAVLVVVADVTRRALTAGLATMGIEVPERM from the coding sequence ATGAGCTTTTTAGCACTGCAAGACATATTGCGCACCGCGATCGCGGCGAGCGCTCTGAAGAATTTCGGCGTCGAACTCGAAAGCGTCCCGTGCGAGGTTCCGCCGCGCACGGAACTCGGCGACCTCGCCTTCCCCGTCTCGTTCGAACTCGCGAAACGGATCAAGCAGGCAACGGGCGAAAAGCGCAACCCACGCGAGATCGCGGAGACTCTGAAGGCGGCGCTCGAATCGTTCGACTTCGTCGGCAAGGTCGAAGTTGCCGGCGCCGGATATTTGAACGTGTTCTACGACCGCGCGAAATGGCTCGCCGAAAATTCCGACCGCGACTTTCTGCGAAGCACCGAATCCGGCCCGAAAGTGTGCGTCGAACATACGTCGGTGAACCCAAACAAAGCCGCGCATATCGGGCACGTTCGAAATTCGGTTCTCGGCGACACCTTTGTTCGGATCCTGCGCGCCGGCGGCCGCTCCGTCGAAGTCCAAAATTACATCGACAATACCGGCGTGCAGGTGGCGGACGTCGTCGTCGGTTTCGTCCATTTGCGAAAACTCGATCTTCCGGCGATCAGGCGACTTGCCGCCGAACTTGCGATACCCTTCGACTATTATTGTTGGGACCTCTACACCGAGGTCGGCCGTTTCTACGCCGAAGCCGAAGAAAACAAACAACTTCGGGCCGAAGTGCTGCACGAACTCGAGCGCGGGTCGGGAGAGATCTACGAATTGGCCGACTGGATCGCGACGCGAAACGTCGAATGCATCCTCAAAACGATGGAGCGTCTCGGCATCCGTTACGACCTGCTGCCGCGCGAGTCGGAAATTCTACATTTGAATTTCTGGGCAAAGGCTTTCGAGTTGATGAAGGAACGCGACGTCATCCGGCTCGAGACCGAGGGCAAGAACAAAGGCTGTTGGGTGATGCCGTTCGATTCGCACGAAGGGACGGACGAGCACGACAGCGACAAGATCCTTGTGCGTTCGAACGGGACAGTGACCTATACCGGCAAGGACATCGCGTATCAGATGTGGAAGCTCGGGCTGCTCGGACTCGATTTCAATTACAAGCTTTTTCAGACCTACGCCGACGGCAAGCAGGTCTGGATCACGTCGGGCGAAGCAACCGACGCTTCGGGCGTCCCCGCATTCGGCCATAGCGACACGGTTTACAACGTCATCGACACGCGGCAGTCGTATCCGCAGGAAGTCGTCAAAAAAGGCGTCGCGACGATCTTCCCGGAAAAAGGCGAGGCGGCGAGCGTGCACCTCAATTACGAAATGGTCGCGCTTAGTCCGGCGGCGGCGGAAGAACTCGGTTTCAGGCTTTCCGATGAGGACCGCGCCAAAAGCTTTATCGAAATGTCGGGCCGCAAAGGGCTCGGCGTCAAGGCCGACGATATGATCGACCGCCTCGAAGCGAACGCCAGGGGCGAGGTCGAATCGCGCCATCCCGACGTCTCGGACGATGAAAAAGCGCTGATCGCCCGCCAGATCGCGGTCGGTGCGCTGCGATATTTTCTGCTGAAATTCACGAAGAACACGGTTGTCGTATTCGATTTCAAGGAAGCGCTGTCGTTCGAGGGCGAAACTGGTGTTTACTGCCAGTACACCGCCGTCCGCACGAATTCCATCTTCCGCAAACTGCAGTCCGGCGATCTTGATGCCGCCCGCGCGCTTTTGCGGACGAATCGTGCCGAGGTTTCGGAATTGTTCGGTTCCGAGATCGGAAACGATATCTGGTCGATGGCGGCGGCAGCGTCGCGGATCGAAGAAGCGATCGCCGGCGCGGTGACGGCGGCCGAACCCGCGATTCTCGCGAAATATTGTTTCAGTCTCGCGAAGTCTTTTAATCTCTTCTATCACAACCACCGGATCATCGCCGAGGAGAACGCGGTGAAACGTGCCGTGCTGGTGGTCGTCGCCGACGTCACGCGCCGCGCTCTGACGGCCGGGTTGGCGACGATGGGAATCGAAGTTCCCGAGCGAATGTAG
- a CDS encoding ferritin-like domain-containing protein has protein sequence MDEAKQRLIRLAQKAHAGERAAALAYRGHIRALTRPEEIAAVKRIENDEWRHRRQLSRILAAFGCRPLALRELVFKAVGTFIALGCRFCGRFQATYFAGVLESVNVCEYKEAARLAETLGLAELANEFREMERTEAEHERVLKEMIDGHPLLLFFAAVFGWGKSVEASKKIALN, from the coding sequence ATGGACGAAGCGAAACAGAGACTGATCCGGCTGGCACAGAAGGCTCACGCCGGCGAGCGTGCGGCGGCGTTGGCATATCGCGGCCATATCAGGGCGCTTACGCGTCCGGAAGAGATCGCCGCGGTGAAGCGGATCGAGAATGACGAATGGCGGCACCGGCGGCAGTTGTCGAGAATTCTTGCGGCGTTCGGCTGCCGGCCGCTTGCGTTACGCGAACTCGTTTTCAAAGCGGTCGGAACGTTCATCGCGTTAGGATGCCGTTTTTGCGGACGTTTTCAGGCGACCTATTTCGCCGGCGTTCTGGAGAGCGTCAATGTCTGTGAGTACAAAGAGGCGGCGCGGCTCGCTGAAACGCTGGGACTGGCTGAACTCGCGAACGAGTTCCGGGAAATGGAACGGACCGAGGCGGAACACGAACGGGTTCTCAAGGAAATGATCGACGGACACCCGTTGCTTCTTTTTTTCGCCGCCGTCTTCGGCTGGGGTAAGTCGGTTGAAGCCTCGAAAAAGATCGCGTTGAATTGA
- a CDS encoding RHS repeat protein: MLYDALGRAVRVDEPNASGALGSVASPNLPTHYEYDANDNLSKVTQSDGTVTQERLFKYDSLSRLTHERQVEANATLNDAGTKVTTGGLWTKVLTYNEDGLLTDAYDANGVHTAMQYDGLNRLKKVTYEGESGYETPDVDYYYDQARSGFHNIGALTKVTTAAGTGTQATPATETLYDFDLMGRLVKHVQTIGDQSYQLEYGYNLAGQLTSQKYPSGRVVTTGYDSKGRFSTVADAQRTFLASVGFGSDTLPSLLTYGNSTVPSISTNGFR; the protein is encoded by the coding sequence ATGCTGTACGACGCACTCGGCCGCGCGGTCCGCGTCGACGAACCGAATGCGTCGGGCGCGCTCGGTTCGGTCGCATCACCCAACCTACCGACCCATTATGAATATGATGCGAACGATAATCTTTCGAAGGTCACCCAGTCGGACGGAACCGTCACGCAGGAACGCCTGTTCAAATACGATTCGCTCTCGCGCCTGACGCACGAGCGGCAGGTCGAGGCGAATGCGACGCTCAACGACGCCGGGACGAAGGTCACCACGGGCGGTCTGTGGACGAAAGTCCTCACTTACAACGAAGACGGTCTTCTGACCGACGCGTACGACGCCAACGGAGTCCATACCGCGATGCAGTACGACGGTCTGAACAGGCTGAAGAAAGTGACTTACGAGGGAGAATCGGGCTACGAAACGCCCGACGTCGATTACTACTACGATCAGGCGCGTTCCGGATTCCACAATATCGGCGCGCTGACGAAGGTTACCACCGCCGCCGGAACCGGCACGCAGGCGACGCCCGCGACCGAGACGCTCTATGATTTCGATCTGATGGGACGGCTCGTGAAACACGTCCAGACGATCGGCGACCAGAGTTATCAGCTCGAATACGGTTACAATCTGGCGGGACAGCTCACCTCCCAGAAATATCCGTCGGGCCGCGTCGTCACGACCGGTTACGATTCAAAAGGACGGTTTTCGACCGTGGCGGACGCGCAGAGGACCTTCCTCGCTTCGGTCGGGTTCGGATCGGACACGCTTCCGTCGCTACTGACATACGGAAATTCGACGGTTCCTTCGATTTCAACGAACGGCTTCAGATGA